A segment of the Mercurialis annua linkage group LG4, ddMerAnnu1.2, whole genome shotgun sequence genome:
gcacgaacgtgcactcctATACTTAACGTTCGACATTTTTGCACATTCGTGCATAAGAAAAATGCACGTTCGTGCAACCCAGAAAATGGCCTGAATTCGCCATTTTTTCTCCTCGACTCCGCTTTGATTAACTCCGATGTCTGGCAACCTCTAAATTACATCAAAATTGCTCCAATATACGCCATAATTGCATATTCTACCTGAAACACTCAAAATGATAATAAGTGTATAAATAAgcataaaaacaatataaacatgTCATTATCATATCAAAAACACATGcaaatataggagtatttctactcctatcagctACGAAAGGTTGCTCAAGGAGAAGGAACAAAGGTGAGGGTTCTCGAAAGGAATATATTATCGAGATCAGTTGGACGCCATCTTGATTTCGGAGAGTGAAGAAGAGAATTAGACGATGATATCAATATGGCCGAGCTCCTTAGAAAGAACCCTATATAGTGTTCGGCATTGAAGAAACTAGGTTTCGTGAAAAAGAATAAGGTAGTGGTAGTGCAAAAAAGTATTCTTTTGACCTTACAAAGGCTGGTGATATCTGATAACTTGTGAATCACCAAGTAGGGTCTTCGGCTAAATGCTGTCCGTAAAGCTCACCTGAAAAACAAAGAACAACCGTTATAAGGGCGCTACAATGGGATTCTGGGGAATCTCTCTGATGGTCAAGTAAGTATGAgtgataaaaatgaaataaaaagtaaaataatgaCATGTTTTGTTCTCTTCCTCTGCGGTGGGATACACATACATAGTATTAGGGTACTTTTTGTCAGAGGTACTTATTGTCAAGAGATGTTCCTTGTCTCCAAGGTATTTATGCTCGGTCTTTCAATTTCAGTTGAAACTTAATGTAGGCACTATCTGGTGGCCGAGAAGAGGCGTAATCAGTCGACTAACTCAATACGTCATTATGCCCGGTGATCGGCTTCCTTTTTAAGTATTGGGCTTTTGGCCTTGGTTACTTGGTTTTGAGCTCAGTAGGATTTGAGCTTGGTAGGCTTTGGGCTCCGTTGTTGGGCTTTTGCAGCTGTTCCATTTATCTTATTATTACAAGTCCCCTAATGTATTCTGGATATCTATGTCCAATTTATCTATGTCGATAGTTATGTGTTTTATCTTAGTTAACTTTGTGATTATATTGATCCTATTCTTGTGACACGTGCAAGTTGGCGGTCTTTTAAATAAGAAACTCTTGGGCTTTTTGGCGGTTGTGTAGGGAAAAGTTGATCGGCATGTGGTGTTTCACTCTTGCCTTCCGCTGAGGTAATTATTTGTCGCATTTAATAAGGTGATGTTTGAGTTACCCCTCCTCGATTATACAAGTTAAACCAGCCTAATCCGTTTAAGACACGTTTGAATctgtttattaattataataattatttgaattattatatatgaacaaatatacttatataatgcatatcatttattaattattgtttgtTAGATTGAGATTTATGGttattttgttgtttaattatactaatttaattaaaaaatatattaaatgggTTAAACAGGTCATTAATAAACGTGTTAAACAAGCTAAACATGTGATCTGTTATGACCATTTTTGATAAATGAGTGAAACAATTCAAAACGTGTTAGTTCGTTTAATCAATGGGTCGGGTTCATATTTGACTTTTTGACACGATTTGTTAAACAGGTCGAGTTCGGTTAAGAAAACCTGGTTCATTTCTACTTGACATTATTTTTCTCGTTTtctttttgcattaaattatATAAGGTACAAGCTTACTTAGCGCTTGCGTTTTACTCGCACGCTAGTCCCCGAaaatacgttttgcttaatcaTTGGGGGTTAAATAAAAGAGAGAAATTATCCGTTTTTAAATGGTACACGACATGTTTATGAGACGGTGACACTTTGCCAGCCGTAGTTAGTAGTACAGAATCAATAGAAAAAACACTAATACTACCAcctgaaaattaacaatttctcACTGCAATTTCacttgaaaaagaaaaacatgGATCTGGGTTTTTATCTAAATGCCCTGATCCCTTCATGGGACTCAGTACGTACCTACCATTTCTTCATACAAATCTTCCAATTTCAATTTTTGAGTGACAAAGTACTTaattcttctccatttttacCCTTTTTATTTCTTGTGTAGGTTACTATATTGGTGGTGTTCTTTGTTTATCTAGCAGTCTTCGGATCTTTATTACCTGGAAAACTCGTTCCTGGCGTGATTCTACAGGATGGCTCTCGTTTACATTATCGTTGCAATGGTCTGCATTTTGTTGTAATTTATCTcctttttttaagtttttatatcAGGTTTTTATTCATTGCTAATGAGTTTTTTTGGGTTgttttttgattggtttaataGGGTTGTTGTCATTGCTGTTGTTGGTTGCTCTTCTTGGAATTGGAGCTAAATTGGATCTTGTATCACCTACTGTATGCAACTCATTAATTTTAGTTATCTAATGGGTTTAAGTTTTCTGATTTACTGTGATTTTCAACTGAATTTTTGAGTGTGTTTAGTGCAATAGATGTTGAATTAATGTTATGTTTAAATGTTGCTCACAGGTGATTTCAGAGAGAGGGTTTCAGCTTCTATCAGCAACTTTTATATTCAGTGTTCTTGTAAGTTCCACTTTCATTTCCAGTTAAAGTTTGTTACTGAACTGTATTCTTTTGAATATTAGATACCTGTTATTAATCCCCAATTCAAACTGTGGTCGTGTTTGATATTAGCGTTGAATGGTATTACCATATGTCGATGGTCTCATTCGTTAAGTTTTGTCCCTATGGGGTGCTTTAAGATATATAATTCTGCTCCTGTCTGATAGGATTTTAATGTTCTTTGGCCTTCACCTTTTGCCAGCAGCAGTAAAGCATTCAGTTGTTTAGATAAGTATATATGTAGAATGATTTGAGCATTCTGTATGTTGGGATCAGACAGAGTGGTATCACCCAGGCTAATGCATGttgacaaaaaaattagttgCTTCATTCATTGTTTCCTTTGCTTACGGACTTGCAAATTTTATTTGACTTTAACTAGTCCCTCGGACTTGTCATTTCACTTCTTACATAGGTGACACTGGTACTCTATGCTGCTGGTCGCAGTTCACGAAACCGGGGTTCTTCTCTTAAGCCTCATGTCACTGGAAACCTAATACATGACTGGTACCTGCAACAAGATCAACTTATTTTTGTGATGCTCATTTGTGCTGTTAAATTTAACCGAGTTATTAAAGTCTTCTTGTGTAGCTTGAATCTAAAATAGGATGTATGTAATTCTCAGTTTAATGCACATATTTGAAAACTTGAATGTGGAGTAATATACTATGCAGAAGCATAATACACGACTACCAGTTTACGCGTCACTGGTTAATATATGCAAAAATCTCCTTTCACACTATTTTTATATTGCTCAAGCTTAAGAGAGAGTTGGTAAATTTTTTTGGTCTTCATTTCGTATTCTTCAGTACTTCTTCAACACTTTGTCCATCAACTGAGAATTTGATCTCTTACATTTACATTTACTGTAACATGAACTTGTATAGTAGTaatttcttccttttttttggCACCGATGATCTTAATATCACTATACGTACTCTCTTCCACAGGTGGTTCGGAATACAACTCAATCCTCAGTTTTTGGGCATTGACCTTAAGTATGTAACTCGGTCTCAAATCATTTGGACATATCTCTTGTTTGGTTTATTTATATGCATCATAAGATGGCTGTCTCTCAAATCTTAGAAGCAATCAATCTGTTCCAAACTTTGTTTTTTTGTATCCCTAATTGCTCTAGTGCATATTTAGTTGGTACCTTTCTTCATACTACCTTTTCATTTCACGAACTCATAATGTTTTGGAATGCACAATGATAATCCATATAGCCAACTCCAAATAGCATTGAACTGAGGCACAATTAACTGTTCAGTTTTTGTCTATTAACGATAGAAAGACAATGGTTTAACATATGTGAAATGTCATTGTTGGCATTTTTAATATCTTTAGCCAAGTGAGTTAAGGGGTGGAAAAACTATTTAAAGTTAAACTAATGAAAATGGACTTTTTATTCTCTAGGTTCTTTTTTGTTAGAGCTGGAATGATGGGATGGCTACTTATTAACCTATCAATTCTTGCAAAAAGTATTGAAGATGCCACCTTAAGCCGTTCAATGATCCTCTACCAAATGTTTTGTACGGTAATCTGGCGATGCTTGGAAGTACATTGTTTTATATCCATGTCTATTTTGATGTCAGATCAATTTTCTGAATGTCATCTTTATCcgcattttttttatatttcagttATACATCTTGGATTACTTCTTCTATGAAGAATACATGACCTCCACGTAAGTGCTTGACTTGAATCTCTCCTGCAGATGTTTTGCAATGCTTTTCTTGCTTGCCTTAATATAATATACATTTAAATCATCAAAGGGCAGTAAAAAAATGTAGTTTGCCTTTccttgaataatttttttcattaaccTTGCAAGAAAGTCTTccaattcaaagaaaaaattgaaacagTCAATTTGGCTTATTCATTATACTACTCAGTATCACTACGTCAAAATTTCCTAAGGTAAAAATAAATCAAGGGGAGCAGGTGGCAAGATTCAAAAGGACAAATGAAAGTAATAAATTTCAAAGATTTTGTTGCAGTTTTTGGATGCCAAATGTACTGAGGTTGCATGAACTTATCTGATGCTTACTTGGTACTGAAGCTGCCCTCAACCATGTTTAGCCAAATCCTTTTTGTGGTTAAAATCTAGCAAATTTGATTCCTAGAGCTGACGCGAAACCATGTTTTTCCAAACTCATTTTTCTCCAGATATGATCTTACTTTCCATCTAATTTTAATTCCTTGTCTATTCTATGTAATATCACTAAAGATGTTCCAATCTTCCTCTTCCATTGATAGATGGGACATAATCGCAGAGAGGTTGGGATTCATGTTGGTATTTGGTGACCTGGTGTGGATTCCTTTCACTTTTAGCATCCAGGCAAGTTGCCACAAACTTTATCTTTAGGTGAAGTGAAAAAATTCCTCGTCATTTTCAGACCTGCCTCATCATTATAAGACCATACAACCAACAATACTTGTTTATTGATCATTTGCTACATCTTTTAGGGTTGGTGGCTTTTGGGTAACAGGGTGGAGCTAACAACAGCTGCTGTTGTATCAAATTGCTTTATTTTTCTGATTGGGTAACCTTCTGGTGATCAATAGTTCACTTTTGTGCTTAAATTCACTTGTTCCAAGTCATTCGGCAAAGTTCTTATTTTGTATGAAACTGGGCAGGTATCTGGTCTTTAGAGGAGCTAACAAGCAAAAACATGATTTTAAAAAGAATCCTAAAGCTCTCATATGGGGCAAGCCACCACGAGTTATCGGCGGAAAGCTGCTTGCTTCTGGTTATTGGTAAGATTCTACCTGATCGTGTTCTACAATATGATCATTTCTTTCCTTTGTTATGGAACTGTTATTACTATTACTGGGTTATGTTTAAAGTTGTTACTTGGAAATATATGTAACCTCGTCTCATCAATAAATAGAATAATTCCTTATCGGAATCTGGACTATATTACAGTGAACCATATGCAGAAAACTGAACATATTTTCATACTGAAGTCTTTGAGACTCTGGTTAGGTTGGGAAAATGTTAGATGAAAATGCATAGCTTAGTTGACTTCCTTGGATAAAATTTGTTTCTTCAAGTTCTCATTTTTCTCAAGAGTTCATGGCCCAGGGCCGTTGAGAGCAATGGATATGTTCAATTTTTGTGCCCGAGGGTCGCGAAATTGCATAAAAGCACACCGCTGCATCACATTGGTGTGTGTAAAAACCGTACCAAACCGAATGACTGAATCAAACTGAcaaattcagtttggtttgaaattagaaaaaatattaattttcggTTCAATTAGGTTTCGAAATTCGAAGGACTTTAGTTCACTTATGGTACAAAACCGAACCAATCCAAAGATCAACTGAACCCGGtgatttgatttggttgggtTTTGAGAAAAATCAATATCTTCggcttggtttggtttgaacTGAGTGCGCATCTCCAGCGTCACCTATCAGCTAAATCCTAATAATGGCTTACTTTTATCCAGCTCACCCTGcattaaacataaaataaaccaTCAGGTGAAGTGACTGGAGTTGCTTCGACGCTGTAAAGTCTAAACTTTATGTAATTAAATCGAGCCATCTCACTGATTCCGGTACTTGCAATGTTTGTGATACTTCGCGTCGTGCATTTTCTTGacattgtgtttttttttgttgaaggGGGATTGCGAGACACTGTAATTATCTCGGGGACTTATTGTTAGCACTGTCCTTTAGCCTACCTTGTGGAATAAGGTAATTTTGCGGTTCTTTTTCTACTTGGAATCTATAACATTCAGATTCGCATAAGTCTCATTATGAAATTTATTCTTATGCAGCTCCCCTATACCATacttttatccaatttatctcCTTATTCTTCTAATATGGAGAGAAAGGAGAGATGAAGCTCGCTGTGCCGTGAAATATAAAGACGTATGGGTGGAATACCGGAAACTTGTTCCCTGGAGAATATTACCATACTTATACTAAGAACAAAATTCTGAAATAGTTGCTGGATACTTACAATTGTAGGAGCAACATAGAAGGGTTCTGTTTCAGTAAGATGTTTAATTTTCTAGCATTGTTTAGTTAGcatttttctcaattttagctTGATGTTCAATTAGTTTATCATCTTAGTTTTATGCTTGTTATGAAGATTTCAGGGAATTTTGCTCACTCTGTTGGGTTTTGGATGGTGGAAATCAGACTTGCTCTTAAAACTTTGTACTTTGTAGCCATCAACATTTCATTTTGTAGATCATCATAAAATTTTCACCCTATGTTCCCAACTTTTCACCTATTTTCTACCAACGTCTAGGGGTCACCAAAATTTTATCTGAACCGATGTAACTGAACGAACTGAATGTGTATGGCCGGTTCGGTTTGatgataaattaatttgatcGGTTTCGTTGTTTTTagattttggtttttttattaTCGGTTTTATTTGAAATTCAGATTATCTAGATTAACCGAACCGATTGAAATGAttgaatatttgttatttttttatttagtttttataacTATTCTGTATGGTTCTATCAATATTACTAACCGATCAAATAACCAACTTATTCGATCTATTcggttttgactttttttttaattttggtcaattcagttggtttggttttggttaATGTTGCCCGTTTGTTCTGGTCAGTTACCATGGTCACCATTATTGGTTTATTTGGTTTGGGATTTGTTGGTTCGGTTTTAATCAAATGCTTACCCCTACCGACATCTTTTTAATTTGTCTTATAAGCAAAATATTTCTAACATTTAATGggcaaaaggaaaaaaattctTACCATTAATTTACACATTAGAagttaaaaatgattaaaacattataaaataaaaaaattataatttttggtgACAAAATTGGTGACCTCAATTAAAACGAATTTGGTGAAAATTAGCCAAATTCTAATGACTACCACCGGAAATGTCCTTATGCGTCCAAAAATGCTGATATGAACGCCACTATACAATGATAGACTCGCAATGTTATTAGTAGCGGCATATCCAATTGGTGATAtctatttacaaaattaatatttgtaAGTAGGTCGATGCTCGCTTATAATTTTTAAccattatttattaaaatttaagatttcaatttttataattattttttagtctTATTTAGTATAATAGTCAAATGAGCTAAGATGGATTGATTAAACTAATCAAATGCTGATAAAGTGAGAAATTAGAGAAAAATTAACAACGGAAATCGCAAtcaaactttcgcgtgtttttggtatatAATATAATCCTTTTTTCTTGGCATATAAaaacaccaactttcattttttggcatatttgtccacAGAATgtgaaacggcgccgttttgaaTGAAAAACGGTGCCATTTTGCgctaaaacgacgtcgttttgcgcttaatttttcaaagaaacggttatgtggacgaatatgccaaaaaatgaaaattgataattttttatgccaagaaaaaaagattatgttaaataacaaaaacacgcgaaagttggtgattttggtgcaattaagcctTCTATAATTATGAATCAGTAAAGTACGGAAATATAGCACATCACAACAAAAGCTTTAATGTTAATCACaaacaatgaaaaacaaaattaatgggAAGCTTCTTATATGACATTGTtcacttttcttattttatcaaagttcaCATTAGAACTTCGACAGATTCACATTATATTACCTACTTTTTCAATctgttataataaaaaaaaagtgaaatacaaaaaacaaaattataaaaagaatggatcttcttcttcttcagccCTGGCTAAAAGCAAAATTACGATTTACAGAGCGTTAGCAATTCACCACCGGACCACAACTAACTTTTAATTATCCGACGGCAGCTTTGATTGAAGCCTACACTAACCTAAGGGTAGATCCCCCACTGCATTCACACCCAATTTTCTATTCCAAACTCACACTCTGTATCTCTCAATCGAAATTGATGGAATGTCGTAAAATCTcacatcgctaaaaaaagtaCAACACTAAAAAACTTGCAAAAGAGGTAATATTGTCACTTCTCATTTTTTACGCTCAATTCATTTGTTACTTAATAACTTAACTATTTTTACTAACTTAAACATTAGAGTAATTTTGGAGCTAAAACCCTAGTTTCCCTTTCTTACTTCCATCCTTTTCAAGTATATTCGATTTGCTTAGACCTGTTCATGGACCGGTATGACTGGAATAAGGtttgggggccgctcgcccaaatTTATAGCTGaactctgatatgatattttttttaaataaaataatctaaAGATGTTTGAAAACAATTTCacaaaactgtttgaaactataAGTGACTATTTTGTtaaaacagtttttaaaaaatattatataaaaaccGTTGGAATCTGTTTTgtaaatgattattataaaatgttaaaatatattttcaaaaactgttgaaaatattttataaaaatattttaaaattgttttataaataattttttaaaaatattgcaaAATATTATACATTGTAATAGCATACGTCCTCTGTAATAAACTTTATACAAATATcactttatgatttttttaaaaaacattgtataattttatatttataattacatttttttaaattagtatgttattatttttgtttatattttaagaattatTGTTTCTGTTTTAATATTCCTATTATGATAAATTATAGTAATATTTCGCTATTAGAAAAAATTTATGTTGGATTTGATGCAAAATCTGTCTATGGAGCAGGTGTAAAGAACAGAAAGCAActggattttaaaaatttacagctTTTTGATGCATGCTTATCCTCTTCTAAAAATTAAGCATAATAAACAACTGAAAATTTGTACAATTTCTGTCTTGGCAGGTGGCTTCTGCTTAGCTTGGAGAATCACAAAACTGACCTCTTCTTTTTTGCTATTAAACTTTGTTTTTGCTGTTATAAGTGCTTTAAAAATACTTTAACTTTAGGCTTCATCACTCAAAAATAAcacattttttcaaatttttttagtttataatctcatcttctaataaaatatttaattttagtacattttttattttcactttcaattatagctattgcacggaaacggaaacggaaacggcaAAAcggattttttcaaaatttagaaAACGGAAACGtagggaaacgtgtaaataataaaaatataggaatatatttataaatattaaaaggtgtatatatatatataattaaattttatttataaaaatgtattttcaTATAAGTAAACTATTATAACaattaataagataaattatttaaatatctaaCAATATAACATATCAATAAATTCTATATCTATAAAGTCTATGAGTAATTGATTAGGTTCTTTTATTTATAGGTAactttttttagagtttttttaactatttaagaaCTTTTTTATACATAGGAAACGGGCTTTTTTTAGGAAACGAGTTTCCAACTTCTAGTATTTATGGAAAAGGGCCCGAAACATTTCCATAGAGTTTTTGAgagtttccgaaacgggaacgtttccgaaacggaaaAATTCACTCTACATAAGATTTCCGTGCATCCTAGGTCCAAATCGATCAGAGTGaaacaattcaaatattttgtttatattaattcatattattttaatttatatttttattataacaaattttaaaaataaaacaaatgaaagGTTTTCTTTGAACCTTTTTGAATATCAATTTGAACAATGACCACAATTGattgtaaaatttgaaaaatggactaaaattatatataaaaaattaacggTGAGTCCATAAAAAACAAAGAAACAAAAAGTGggatttttttagcgattaagctttatttttaacattagCATGCAAAGTAAATATGCTTCTTAATAAATTGCGAAAATCTAttcaaatattgaaatttaattttttattttaatattttaatgatggagtctgccttctgatccggttgTATGACCTGTAAAACAGGGTAGAAGTTAACCAGaaggtggttgtccgattaactctccgatgctaaagttagTATTGAACTTAAGCAAAGTTTTGTGTATATATtatagttgtgtgtttaggcataacTCAAACtctttttatagtagatgatagCATATCTAGTAGAGTTGTaataggaaagtgaatcctattttatagggtttgaccctgattaggagtgataatccttattcagacatgagccCTATTTTGGAACGTCTTTCtcaatagtctcgtcttcctaagctGGAgattatcttcctaagttggagtttgtatccaaatagaaaAGATACTCGAGATTATATAACAGATCTGGTAATCTATCTGAATTGcagggtcgacgcgctttgttcgagtcctcagggattcggtaTTCTTCCTGTCGGATGATGTGGTATTCCAGTCGAGGCGAATCCTGTGGATTCGACCGCCTATTTCTTCCGGTTTGGTGGCGGGAGTCCGATATTATCTAagaatggatctcctgcgaTTCGGCTCCATTGTTCTTaaggtatccatcattagccccccgcaagtgagctggaGTTTTGGTATTTATGCTCAGtaaattttagctcttttggagttGAGTCATTTTATATTATCTCGAGTTTTTTTGCATTTTCAGCAAGATTTCTACTTTTCTTTTCTCTGCCATGTGTCGCTCATCGGCGAACAGTGGTTATTATATGAGGGACAAGCGTCTCGTTTTTATGACATTTGTCACTCATGCGACGCGACCCTTAGGATTCCGTCTTTTTGACTTCCGGATCCCCAACTTCTGGATATAAATGTTCATTTTTACACtttcttcttttacttctaTTTTCTTTAAAACTTTCCAGACTTCTTCGAGCAAATTTCTTCTCTTTGTCGTATAAATTTCCTTCAAGATTTCTCGTTTCAAAGTTGCTCCATATCTTTCCTTTGATCCTACCTATTTGATTTCAAGGTATTTTGCTTTCCTTTTAATCTTATAATCTtctgtttttgatatttgggtttTGGTTGTTGCTACTCTTCGTGTTcttcaaattttttttgttccaaattattagtcatttttaaaatattttcatttcaaattataaacattcaattaatatattaatgagtaatttttatatatcattattaattaaaataaaatatattagaaataaaataaaataaataaaaaattcattattatattaaataagactaattatttgatatttttttaaatttattattttatctaaaaatataaattttataatatttagggtaaatattataaaaaaattcaccaattttacacgtatttgcaatttaatcatgtttttttagaatttatcataaaatacaccaatttttttttttaaattcatacatggtgctgatgttcactcattcattggttaaaagTAACTTACACTTTAAAAATTACATCAATAAATAAGTGGCACGTCAGTACCAAACACTTATCGTATTAATATATAGTTGCATGGCGCACccacataaaaaataatatatacgaATGTCAATAATAAAACCGTATAAGTCAACAAGGAAAAGATTGTGCAAGTCAAGCAAATTGTGTCCAACAGATATATATTAATCTTGcatgtatattatattaaaaaaattgtacgtGCAGTACGCATGTAAAACCATGCAGAACAACCGGAAACCTAATAGGTACGAAAAAGCCATCGTTATAGCTGTAATTTGAGATAAGGTTATTATcattagaatttaaaaaataataatataggaTCAATAAATTCCAAATCAATTCATTATCCCAACTAACACTGTAAACTGTACACCACAGGGGACCGACCAGTAATTGAACATGATGGAGGTTGACGAAAtaatagttatttttaaaatatttttatttcaaattataaacattcaactaatattttaatgagtaattttcatatatattgttattaattataataaaatatattaaaaataaaataaaataaataaaaagttaatagtatattaaataaaaataataatttggtatttcttataaattaattaattttatttaaacatctaaattttaaaatatttattctaAACTGTCAagtcaatttattatttagttgataatttgaataaatttcaGCATAAAACTCTAGATGAAGATTATTTGTGCCACTTTTGAAGTATAAGAAACTAATTTTATTgagtttgaattaaaaatattttagaaaagaTAAAACTCCATCTAAATTCCTCATgttgtaaataataaaaaaatcaataacatttgtaaaaaattatataaattagttaaagttgaaatataaattttaaatattttattacaaaagtttaaaaattgtATGTGCGTGACACATACAATTTAACGACGTATTCGTAATTGCATGGCGCATccagataaaaagaaaatatgcacaaaataatgataaaattgTGTAAGTCATTCataaaagaaagtgaaaaggtgaGCTTTATTACAAATAACCCTTCAACTAATTATT
Coding sequences within it:
- the LOC126679213 gene encoding delta(14)-sterol reductase, translating into MDLGFYLNALIPSWDSVTILVVFFVYLAVFGSLLPGKLVPGVILQDGSRLHYRCNGLLSLLLLVALLGIGAKLDLVSPTVISERGFQLLSATFIFSVLVTLVLYAAGRSSRNRGSSLKPHVTGNLIHDWWFGIQLNPQFLGIDLKFFFVRAGMMGWLLINLSILAKSIEDATLSRSMILYQMFCTLYILDYFFYEEYMTSTWDIIAERLGFMLVFGDLVWIPFTFSIQGWWLLGNRVELTTAAVVSNCFIFLIGYLVFRGANKQKHDFKKNPKALIWGKPPRVIGGKLLASGYWGIARHCNYLGDLLLALSFSLPCGISSPIPYFYPIYLLILLIWRERRDEARCAVKYKDVWVEYRKLVPWRILPYLY